A portion of the Salarias fasciatus chromosome 15, fSalaFa1.1, whole genome shotgun sequence genome contains these proteins:
- the ppp2r5cb gene encoding protein phosphatase 2, regulatory subunit B', gamma b isoform X5 has product MLACARAASGMVLDAPSSNGPFQPVALMHFRDVPPAEQEKLFIQKLRQCCVLFDFVSDPLSDLKWKEVKRAALSEMVEYITHNRNVITEPIYPEVVHMFAVNMFRTLPPSSNPTGAEFDPEEDEPTLEAAWPHLQLVYEFFLRFLESPDFQPNIAKKYIDQKFVMQLLELFDSEDPRERDFLKTTLHRIYGKFLGLRAYIRKQINNIFYRFIYETEHHNGIAELLEILGSIINGFALPLKEEHKIFLLKVLLPLHKVKSLSVYHPQLAYCVVQFLEKDSTLTEPTVMALLKYWPKTHSPKEVMFLNELEEILDVIEPSEFVKVMEPLFRQLAKCVSSPHFQVAERALYYWNNEYIMSLISDNAAKILPIMFPALYRNSKTHWNKTIHGLIYNALKLFMEMNQKLFDDCTQQFRAEKIKEKAKWKEREEAWLKIENLAKSNPQILKDQRRERPLMRRKSELPKDISTVTALELHRRAEEMITHDGH; this is encoded by the exons ACGTGCCCCCCGCAGAGCAGGAGAAGCTGTTCATCCAGAAGCTGCGTCAGTGCTGCGTCCTCTTCGATTTCGTCTCTGACCCGCTGAGCGACCTAAAATGGAAGGAGGTGAAGCGAGCCGCGCTGAGCGAGATGGTGGAGTACATCACCCACAACCGGAACGTCATCACCGAGCCCATCTACCCAGAGGTGGTTCACATG TTTGCTGTGAATATGTTTCGGACGTTGCCGCCATCTTCCAATCCTACTGGTGCAGAATTTGACCCAGAGGAAGACGAGCCCACGCTAGAGGCCGCATGGCCTCACctacag CTCGTCTATGAATTCTTCCTACGATTCTTAGAGTCTCCCGACTTCCAGCCAAACATAGCCAAAAAGTATATTGACCAGAAGTTTGTAATGCAG CTCTTAGAACTGTTTGATAGTGAAGACCCCAGGGAAAGAGACTTTTTAAAGACCACTCTGCATCGCATCTATGGCAAGTTTTTGGGCCTGCGAGCGTACATTAGGAAACAGATTAATAACATATTTTATAG GTTCATTTATGAAACTGAGCATCATAACGGAATAGCTGAATTACTGGAAATACTAGGCAG CATAATCAATGGATTTGCGTTACcgttgaaagaggagcacaagaTATTCCTGCTGAAAGTCCTGCTGCCTTTACACAAAGTCAAGTCTCTTAGCGTCTATCACCCACAG CTGGCCTACTGTGTGGTACAGTTCTTAGAAAAGGACAGCACCCTGACAGAACCG ACGGTGATGGCTTTATTAAAGTACTGGCCAAAGACCCACAGTCCCAAAGAGGTCATGTTCCTCAACGAACTGGAGGAGATTCTCGACGTCATCGAGCCGTCCGAGTTTGTCAAAGTCATGGAGCCACTCTTCAGACAGCTGGCCAAGTGTGTGTCCAGTCCACACTTCCAG GTGGCGGAGCGGGCTCTATACTACTGGAACAACGAGTACATCATGAGCCTGATCAGTGACAACGCCGCCAAGATCCTGCCCATCATGTTTCCAGCGCTGTACCGCAACTCCAAGACCCACTGGAACAA gaCAATCCACGGGTTGATCTACAACGCCCTGAAACTCTTCATGGAGATGAACCAGAAGCTGTTTGATGACTGCACTCAACAGTTCAGGGCAGAGAAAATCAA AGAGAAAGCcaagtggaaagagagagaagaggccTGGCTGAAGATTGAGAATCTAGCAAAGTCCAACCCACAG ATCCTGAAGGATCAGCGCCGTGAACGTCCACTGATGCGGAGGAAGTCCGAGCTCCCCAAAGACATCTCCACCGTCACGGCCCTGGAGCTGCACCGAAGAGCCGAGGAGATGATCACGCACGACGGCCACTGA
- the ppp2r5cb gene encoding protein phosphatase 2, regulatory subunit B', gamma b isoform X4, giving the protein MLACARAASGMVLDAPSSNGPFQPVALMHFRDVPPAEQEKLFIQKLRQCCVLFDFVSDPLSDLKWKEVKRAALSEMVEYITHNRNVITEPIYPEVVHMFAVNMFRTLPPSSNPTGAEFDPEEDEPTLEAAWPHLQLVYEFFLRFLESPDFQPNIAKKYIDQKFVMQLLELFDSEDPRERDFLKTTLHRIYGKFLGLRAYIRKQINNIFYRFIYETEHHNGIAELLEILGSIINGFALPLKEEHKIFLLKVLLPLHKVKSLSVYHPQLAYCVVQFLEKDSTLTEPTVMALLKYWPKTHSPKEVMFLNELEEILDVIEPSEFVKVMEPLFRQLAKCVSSPHFQVAERALYYWNNEYIMSLISDNAAKILPIMFPALYRNSKTHWNKTIHGLIYNALKLFMEMNQKLFDDCTQQFRAEKIKEKAKWKEREEAWLKIENLAKSNPQFVTYVDAIESGSPMDMETDGPMLDDVNMLKKAVEEEATQILKDQRRERPLMRRKSELPKDISTVTALELHRRAEEMITHDGH; this is encoded by the exons ACGTGCCCCCCGCAGAGCAGGAGAAGCTGTTCATCCAGAAGCTGCGTCAGTGCTGCGTCCTCTTCGATTTCGTCTCTGACCCGCTGAGCGACCTAAAATGGAAGGAGGTGAAGCGAGCCGCGCTGAGCGAGATGGTGGAGTACATCACCCACAACCGGAACGTCATCACCGAGCCCATCTACCCAGAGGTGGTTCACATG TTTGCTGTGAATATGTTTCGGACGTTGCCGCCATCTTCCAATCCTACTGGTGCAGAATTTGACCCAGAGGAAGACGAGCCCACGCTAGAGGCCGCATGGCCTCACctacag CTCGTCTATGAATTCTTCCTACGATTCTTAGAGTCTCCCGACTTCCAGCCAAACATAGCCAAAAAGTATATTGACCAGAAGTTTGTAATGCAG CTCTTAGAACTGTTTGATAGTGAAGACCCCAGGGAAAGAGACTTTTTAAAGACCACTCTGCATCGCATCTATGGCAAGTTTTTGGGCCTGCGAGCGTACATTAGGAAACAGATTAATAACATATTTTATAG GTTCATTTATGAAACTGAGCATCATAACGGAATAGCTGAATTACTGGAAATACTAGGCAG CATAATCAATGGATTTGCGTTACcgttgaaagaggagcacaagaTATTCCTGCTGAAAGTCCTGCTGCCTTTACACAAAGTCAAGTCTCTTAGCGTCTATCACCCACAG CTGGCCTACTGTGTGGTACAGTTCTTAGAAAAGGACAGCACCCTGACAGAACCG ACGGTGATGGCTTTATTAAAGTACTGGCCAAAGACCCACAGTCCCAAAGAGGTCATGTTCCTCAACGAACTGGAGGAGATTCTCGACGTCATCGAGCCGTCCGAGTTTGTCAAAGTCATGGAGCCACTCTTCAGACAGCTGGCCAAGTGTGTGTCCAGTCCACACTTCCAG GTGGCGGAGCGGGCTCTATACTACTGGAACAACGAGTACATCATGAGCCTGATCAGTGACAACGCCGCCAAGATCCTGCCCATCATGTTTCCAGCGCTGTACCGCAACTCCAAGACCCACTGGAACAA gaCAATCCACGGGTTGATCTACAACGCCCTGAAACTCTTCATGGAGATGAACCAGAAGCTGTTTGATGACTGCACTCAACAGTTCAGGGCAGAGAAAATCAA AGAGAAAGCcaagtggaaagagagagaagaggccTGGCTGAAGATTGAGAATCTAGCAAAGTCCAACCCACAG TTTGTGACGTACGTTGACGCGATAGAGTCAGGCAGTCCGATGGACATGGAGACAGACGGGCCGATGCTGGACGATGTCAACATGCTAAAGaaagcagtagaagaagaagccaCACAG ATCCTGAAGGATCAGCGCCGTGAACGTCCACTGATGCGGAGGAAGTCCGAGCTCCCCAAAGACATCTCCACCGTCACGGCCCTGGAGCTGCACCGAAGAGCCGAGGAGATGATCACGCACGACGGCCACTGA